DNA from Candidatus Pantoea soli:
GGAAAAGGAGGACGCCGCGCGGCTTTATGCAGCTGAAAGCGAGCGTTTAAAAACAGCACCGGAATATGCCGCGCTCTCGCAGGATAAAAACGGGGCCGTGCAGGTAACCTCCAATATCCGTAAAGAGCTGAAAGCAAAATTTCCGGGCGTTAAATTCTCGGTGCGCAAGCGCGGCTATGACAGCGTAAGCGTTAACTGGACGGACGGGCCGACAGAAGAAGAAGTAAAAGCCGTAACGGATAAGTACAAAGACAGTTATTTTGATGGCATGCAGGATATGTCCGTTTCCTGTGCCTCTCCGTTCAACCGGATTTATGGTGGCGTGGGATACGTTTTTACCGATCGGGATTATTCGGACGGAATGAAACAAAAGGCGGTGGACATCATAGCTAAAAAATATAGCGGGAGTCTGGAAGGTGAGGAAATAACGCTGGCGCGTTTCAACAGCGGGGAGCTTTACCGGGTCGGACGGGATTACTTCTGGCACAGTCAGGGCGTGCAGGGTGAGATAAACAGAACGCTTTCAGAAATAAAATAACAACAACCGGGGAGCCTGAAGGTTCCCTTTTTTTCGCCTGTTATCCGCCGCCAGCATTGAGCCGGAGACGGATAATTATAAACCGGTTCTATGCAGGGAGCAGGTGGCACGAAAAAAATGAGGCGTTACTCCTGTTACCCGTTCCCGGCATTGAGCCGGTTCGGGTAATTCTGCGCGCTGGCTTCGTTGTTGTCTTTAAAATAACTCTGCGCAGAAAAAAAGATGCGTTCCGCGCTTCGTCAGTTTCAAAAACCGTTCAACCGCTGAAAGCCTTGCGCGGGATTTTACCTGCCTTGATGGCCTTGTAATGTCTGTCAATCAGCATCGCATAGTTATAGCGGTTCGTTACGGTGACGGGCTTATTTTTCATTCCCGCGTTGTACATCCCTACCGCCAGCCACGTTGCACCGTACTGATTGAAATTTCGGCGCAGCAGCATCGCACCGATATAAATGTTCAGGCACGGATCGCTGAGCAGCT
Protein-coding regions in this window:
- a CDS encoding LPD29 domain-containing protein, with amino-acid sequence MKMQNAQAVAVGQVVSTVLYNRGRGVVFAVHGEQKPASVGSLPGGVSYGGNATFDIAFESGGISRGLPESILHGKQWSIFPEIKSREETARIVKHAESEERRKQQEKEDAARLYAAESERLKTAPEYAALSQDKNGAVQVTSNIRKELKAKFPGVKFSVRKRGYDSVSVNWTDGPTEEEVKAVTDKYKDSYFDGMQDMSVSCASPFNRIYGGVGYVFTDRDYSDGMKQKAVDIIAKKYSGSLEGEEITLARFNSGELYRVGRDYFWHSQGVQGEINRTLSEIK